In Oncorhynchus gorbuscha isolate QuinsamMale2020 ecotype Even-year linkage group LG02, OgorEven_v1.0, whole genome shotgun sequence, a single genomic region encodes these proteins:
- the LOC123993687 gene encoding uncharacterized protein LOC123993687: MIPVIMTDGPGQVLVGSEVEDDPDLLNYSCAENPDHFLDLATLDSPSRTQAGESCECSGVKLENETIEETVRQYETNHVLRDPEQVGIKEDPEDVGLSKKQSEVDISVSQKPRHPRRSISMPEVTLDQLRIQDKIYKKEKTDWMIEKEDGVSGDTLQLPVKKEKMTESGLGFKRTHMSVAERIRRFNALTTLLRNPRVPPRPPEPQLNDVLHESQREGGQRSVVRLRRQGARRFGRSISHDGVPGPWPGQASKNHQEVPVVVQSLSEPVLCPPPEPTPSVYQFAQEGPFEIQHTHQQPEHLMQTIQDLCAPPSPNPKQNKESCQVTFKESQLNLKERQLEPVEEQPKESELHDLLEMHLNTCNPKEEQDQHLTVPMQVNRPSLTDTVFDVPPQTMAPLQQESKSTEVKFPFPSKPSSLSQTETCSPIPSGPSPTPIDRTSTDLYTAHLVTNCSPFSVTTFGFIEIDMGVSETDGGSLPVELSPSPALQFKLPATKRRYRDSPCWPVHEISMASGDPLQI, translated from the exons ATGATTCCTGTCATAATGACTGATGGCCCAGGAcaag TTCTAGTGGGGAGTGAAGTGGAGGATGACCCTGATCTGCTAAATTACAGCTGTGCTGAAAATCCCGATCACTTCCTGGATCTCGCGACATTGGACTCACCTTCCAGGACACAAGCTGGGGAATCATGTGAATGTTCTGGTGTCAAGTTGGAAAACGAGACGATAGAGGAAACCGTTAGACAGTATGAAACAAACCATGTATTGAGGGATCCAGAGCAGGTTGGGATAAAAGAGGACCCTGAAGACGTGGGTCTAAGTAAGAAGCAGTCAGAAGTGGATATATCTGTCAGTCAGAAGCCCCGTCACCCTCGTCGCTCCATCAGTATGCCGGAGGTGACATTGGACCAACTGAGAATTCAAGATAAAATTTACAAGAAAGAGAAAACCGATTGGATGATCGAGAAAGAAGATGGAGTCTCTGGGGACACACTTCAACTGCCGGTGAAGAAAGAGAAGATGACAGAGTCAGGACTGGGTTTTAAGAGGACACACATGTCTGTAGCAGAGCGCATCAGGCGGTTTAACGCTCTGACAACGCTTCTCCGTAACCCCAGGGTTCCTCCAAGGCCCCCTGAACCTCAGCTCAATGATGTCCTGCATGAGAGTCAGCGGGAGGGGGGTCAGCGGAGCGTTGTACGTCTGCGCCGGCAGGGAGCACGGCGGTTTGGACGCTCCATCAGCCATGATGGTGTTCCCGGACCTTGGCCAGGACAAGCCTCTAAAAATCATCAAGAGGTGCCAGTGGTTGTTCAAAGCCTCAGTGAGCCAGTCCTATGTCCACCTCCAGAGCCAACTCCTAGTGTTTATCAATTTGCCCAAGAAGGACCGTTTGAAATCCAACATACTCATCAACAACCGGAACACCTCATGCAGACCATCCAGGATTTGTGCGCTCCTCCGTCACCCAATCCAAAGCAGAACAAGGAATCCTGCCAAGTGACGTTTAAAGAATCACAATTGAATCTCAAAGAAAGACAATTGGAACCGGTGGAGGAACAACCTAAGGAGTCAGAGCTACATGATCTGCTGGAGATGCACTTGAATACATGCAATCCAAAGGAGGAGCAAGACCAACACCTCACAGTTCCAATGCAGGTGAATAGACCGTCTCTGACCGACACCGTCTTCGATGTTCCACCTCAGACCATGGCCCCCCTACAGCAGGAGTCCAAAAGTACAGAAGTCAAATTCCCTTTTCCCTCcaagccctcctctctctctcaaacagaaACATGCTCTCCCATTCCCAGTGGACCCTCTCCCACACCAATAGACAGAACATCAACTGACCTCTACACTGCACACTTGGTGACTAACTGCTCCCCTTTCTCTGTCACGACCTTTGGCTTTATAGAGATAGACATGGGGGTCAGTGAGACTGATGGGGGTTCTCTCCCCGTTGAACTCTCTCCATCACCAGCCTTGCAGTTCAAGCTCCCGGCCA
- the LOC124006997 gene encoding heterogeneous nuclear ribonucleoprotein U-like protein 1 isoform X2, translating to MSGINVKKLKVNELKEELQLRGLDTRGLKADLVIRLQSALEAEAAGEGDGPPIADVAEEGDQQNDIGGDAGDGDDVKDDGEEEKYIKDKEVQFVPQADEANGVNEQSEEDSRDGAQMYGQVPAMGSGMVDFTEDVMEPQIPQAYESDKRQEPEPQVLEPEMEEPEMEEPVQPKPVQKEPLESESIEPVEMPEIKPEEFVMKAELKKEQEQLKEEKEPQQPRAHHPEPANEWEAEQATQAKTEDNRHNRKRPYDEGRGYGYYEHREEKRGRSPQPPAEEEEEDFDDTLVAIDTYNCDLHFKVSRDRYSGYPLTIEGFAYLWSGARASYGVNKGRVCFEMKINEEISVKHLPSSEPDPHVVRIGWSLDTCNTQLGEEPFSYGYGGTGKKSSKCKFEDYGEKFGENDVLGCYIDFDSGEEVEMAFSKNGKWLDVAFRVSREELAERPLFPHVLVKNCAIEFNFGQKEEPFFPLPEGYTFIQNVPLENRMRGTVGPASKADCELLMMVGLPASGKTTWALKHAEEHPAKKYNILGTNAIMEKMKVMGLRRQKNYSGRWDVLIQQATQCLNRLIQIAARKKRNYILDQTNVYGSAQRRKMRPFEGFQRKAIVICPTDEDLKERTLKRTDEEGKDVPDHAVLEMKANFVLPEAGEFLDDVTFIELKREEADTLVKQYNEEGRKAGPPPDKRFDNRQGGFRGRGAPYQRHDNRGGPQGGRGGYQSQGGNFRGGYNHGGYQQNRWGSNRDGAAGGQHGYNRNQQSGVSYNQHRQGQYNKGATGSYSQGQTQTYNQGYNQGNYNQGYNYGSYSQYPGYSQTPAASTAPVATGQTYNQQQQTYNQQYQQYAQQWQQYYQNQSQWNQYYSQYGNYSQGSQGTQ from the exons ATGAGTGGAATCAATGTGAAGAAGCTCAAAGTCAACGAGCTGAAGGAGGAGCTTCAGCTGCGAGGCCTTGATACTCGTGGACTGAAGGCGGATCTCGTCATAAGATTGCAGTCAGCACTTGAGGCCGAGGCTGCAGGTGAAGGGGATGGGCCACCGATTGCCGATGTTGCGGAGGAGGGGGATCAGCAAAACGACATTGGCGGAGACGCTGGAGATGGTGATGACG TTAAAGATGATGGGGAAGAAGAAAAATATATTAAGGACAAGGAAGTGCAGTTTGTCCCGCAGGCTGATGAGGCGAATGGTGTTAACGAACAGAGTGAAGAAGACAGCCGGGATGGGGCGCAGATGTATGGTCAAGTCCCTGCAATGGGATCTGGGATGGTCGATTTCACAGAAGATGTGATGGAGCCACAGATTCCGCAGGCGTATGAGTCAGACAAAAGACAAGAGCCAGAGCCACAGGTGCTAGAACCGGAGATGGAGGAACCGGAGATGGAGGAACCTGTGCAACCAAAGCCTGTGCAAAAAGAGCCACTGGAGTCGGAATCAATTGAGCCTGTGGAGATGCCTGAAATTAAGCCAG AGGAGTTTGTGATGAAAGCAGAGTTGAAAAAGGAGCAGGAGCAGTTGAAGGAAGAGAAGGAACCCCAGCAGCCAAGGGCTCATCATCCAGAGCCAGCCAATGAATGGGAGGCTGAGCAGGCGACCCAGGCCAAAACGGAGGATAACCGACACAACCGTAAGAGGCCATACGATGAAGGCCGTGGCTATGGATACTATGAACATCGGGAGGAAAAAAG GGGACGTTCTCCCCAGCCTCcagcagaggaagaggaagaagatttTGATGACACTCTTGTGGCCATTGATACTT ATAATTGCGATCTGCACTTCAAGGTATCACGTGACCGGTATAGTGGATACCCGCTGACCATTGAAGGTTTTGCATACCTGTGGTCAGGTGCACGAGCTTCCTATGGCGTCAACAAAGGGCGTGTCTGCTTTGAAATGAAG ATAAACGAGGAGATCTCTGTGAAGCATCTCCCCAGCAGTGAGCCTGATCCTCATGTAGTGCGCATTGGCTGGTCTCTGGACACCTGCAACACACAGCTCG GTGAAGAACCGTTCTCTTATGGCTATGGAGGAACTGGCAAGAAATCTTCCAAGTGTAAATTTGAGGATTACGGGGAAAAGTTTGGTGAAAACGATGTCCTTGGGTGCTACATT GACTTCGATAGCGGTGAGGAAGTGGAGATGGCCTTCTCAAAGAACGGCAAGTGGCTAGATGTGGCCTTCCGTGTGTCACGGGAGGAGTTGGCCGAGCGGCCACTCTTTCCCCACGTTCTTGTGAAGAACTGTGCTATTGAATTCAACTTTGGCCAGAAAGAGGAGCCCTTCTTCCCCCTGCCTGAGGGATACACCTTCATTCAGAACGTCCCTCTGGAGAACAGGATGCGGGGGACTGTTGGGCCTGCCTCCAAGGCTGACTGTGAG CTATTGATGATGGTTGGTCTGCCTGCGTCTGGGAAAACCACTTGGGCCTTGAAGCACGCGGAGGAGCACCCTGCAAAGAAATACAACATCCTGGGCACCAACGCCATAATGGAGAAGATGAAG GTGATGGGGCTGCGGCGTCAGAAGAACTATTCAGGTCGGTGGGATGTCCTGATCCAGCAGGCCACACAGTGTCTGAACAGGCTGATCCAGATCGCTGCCCGCAAGAAGCGTAACTACATCCTGGATCAG ACAAATGTATATGGATCAGCCCAGAGACGAAAAATGCGTCCTTTTGAAGGTTTTCAACGCAAGGCTATTGTAATATGTCCCACGGACGAGGATTTAAAAGAGCGAACGTTAAAGCGAACTGATGAGGAAGGGAAGGATGTGCCCGATCATGCTGTATTAGAAATGAAAG CCAACTTTGTGCTCCCAGAAGCTGGTGAGTTTCTTGACGACGTGACCTTCATCGAGCTGAAACGAGAAGAGGCTGACACGCTGGTAAAGCAATACAATGAGGAGGGCCGCAAGGCCGGCCCACCCCCAGACAAACGCTTCGACAACCGCCAAGGAGGATTTCGTGGTCGTGGTGCACCCTACCAGCGCCATGACAACCGTGGTGGCCCCCAAGGGGGAAGGGGAGGCTATCAGAGTCAAGGTGGCAACTTCAGAGGAG GGTATAACCATGGAGGCTACCAGCAGAACCGCTGGGGGAGCAACCGTGATGGTGCTGCAGGAGGACAACATGGCTACAACCGCAACCAGCAATCTGGAGTGAGCTACAATCAGCACCGCCAAGGACAATATAACAAGGGAGCCACTGGGAGTTACAGCCAAGGACAG ACACAGACATACAACCAGGGATACAATCAGGGCAACTACAACCAGGGTTACAACTACGGCAGCTACAGCCAGTACCCAGGTTACAGCCAAACTCCTGCCGCCTCCACTGCTCCTGTTGCCACTGGGCAGACCTACAACCAGCAGCAACAGACCTACAACCAGCAGTATCAACAG TATGCACAGCAGTGGCAGCAGTATTACCAGAACCAGAGCCAATGGAATCAGTACTACAGCCAATATGGAAACTACAGCCAGGGTTCTCAGGGTACACAGTAG
- the LOC124006997 gene encoding heterogeneous nuclear ribonucleoprotein U-like protein 1 isoform X3, which translates to MSGINVKKLKVNELKEELQLRGLDTRGLKADLVIRLQSALEAEAAGEGDGPPIADVAEEGDQQNDIGGDAGDVKDDGEEEKYIKDKEVQFVPQADEANGVNEQSEEDSRDGAQMYGQVPAMGSGMVDFTEDVMEPQIPQAYESDKRQEPEPQVLEPEMEEPEMEEPVQPKPVQKEPLESESIEPVEMPEIKPEEFVMKAELKKEQEQLKEEKEPQQPRAHHPEPANEWEAEQATQAKTEDNRHNRKRPYDEGRGYGYYEHREEKRGRSPQPPAEEEEEDFDDTLVAIDTYNCDLHFKVSRDRYSGYPLTIEGFAYLWSGARASYGVNKGRVCFEMKINEEISVKHLPSSEPDPHVVRIGWSLDTCNTQLGEEPFSYGYGGTGKKSSKCKFEDYGEKFGENDVLGCYIDFDSGEEVEMAFSKNGKWLDVAFRVSREELAERPLFPHVLVKNCAIEFNFGQKEEPFFPLPEGYTFIQNVPLENRMRGTVGPASKADCELLMMVGLPASGKTTWALKHAEEHPAKKYNILGTNAIMEKMKVMGLRRQKNYSGRWDVLIQQATQCLNRLIQIAARKKRNYILDQTNVYGSAQRRKMRPFEGFQRKAIVICPTDEDLKERTLKRTDEEGKDVPDHAVLEMKANFVLPEAGEFLDDVTFIELKREEADTLVKQYNEEGRKAGPPPDKRFDNRQGGFRGRGAPYQRHDNRGGPQGGRGGYQSQGGNFRGGYNHGGYQQNRWGSNRDGAAGGQHGYNRNQQSGVSYNQHRQGQYNKGATGSYSQGQTQTYNQGYNQGNYNQGYNYGSYSQYPGYSQTPAASTAPVATGQTYNQQQQTYNQQYQQYAQQWQQYYQNQSQWNQYYSQYGNYSQGSQGTQ; encoded by the exons ATGAGTGGAATCAATGTGAAGAAGCTCAAAGTCAACGAGCTGAAGGAGGAGCTTCAGCTGCGAGGCCTTGATACTCGTGGACTGAAGGCGGATCTCGTCATAAGATTGCAGTCAGCACTTGAGGCCGAGGCTGCAGGTGAAGGGGATGGGCCACCGATTGCCGATGTTGCGGAGGAGGGGGATCAGCAAAACGACATTGGCGGAGACGCTGGAGATG TTAAAGATGATGGGGAAGAAGAAAAATATATTAAGGACAAGGAAGTGCAGTTTGTCCCGCAGGCTGATGAGGCGAATGGTGTTAACGAACAGAGTGAAGAAGACAGCCGGGATGGGGCGCAGATGTATGGTCAAGTCCCTGCAATGGGATCTGGGATGGTCGATTTCACAGAAGATGTGATGGAGCCACAGATTCCGCAGGCGTATGAGTCAGACAAAAGACAAGAGCCAGAGCCACAGGTGCTAGAACCGGAGATGGAGGAACCGGAGATGGAGGAACCTGTGCAACCAAAGCCTGTGCAAAAAGAGCCACTGGAGTCGGAATCAATTGAGCCTGTGGAGATGCCTGAAATTAAGCCAG AGGAGTTTGTGATGAAAGCAGAGTTGAAAAAGGAGCAGGAGCAGTTGAAGGAAGAGAAGGAACCCCAGCAGCCAAGGGCTCATCATCCAGAGCCAGCCAATGAATGGGAGGCTGAGCAGGCGACCCAGGCCAAAACGGAGGATAACCGACACAACCGTAAGAGGCCATACGATGAAGGCCGTGGCTATGGATACTATGAACATCGGGAGGAAAAAAG GGGACGTTCTCCCCAGCCTCcagcagaggaagaggaagaagatttTGATGACACTCTTGTGGCCATTGATACTT ATAATTGCGATCTGCACTTCAAGGTATCACGTGACCGGTATAGTGGATACCCGCTGACCATTGAAGGTTTTGCATACCTGTGGTCAGGTGCACGAGCTTCCTATGGCGTCAACAAAGGGCGTGTCTGCTTTGAAATGAAG ATAAACGAGGAGATCTCTGTGAAGCATCTCCCCAGCAGTGAGCCTGATCCTCATGTAGTGCGCATTGGCTGGTCTCTGGACACCTGCAACACACAGCTCG GTGAAGAACCGTTCTCTTATGGCTATGGAGGAACTGGCAAGAAATCTTCCAAGTGTAAATTTGAGGATTACGGGGAAAAGTTTGGTGAAAACGATGTCCTTGGGTGCTACATT GACTTCGATAGCGGTGAGGAAGTGGAGATGGCCTTCTCAAAGAACGGCAAGTGGCTAGATGTGGCCTTCCGTGTGTCACGGGAGGAGTTGGCCGAGCGGCCACTCTTTCCCCACGTTCTTGTGAAGAACTGTGCTATTGAATTCAACTTTGGCCAGAAAGAGGAGCCCTTCTTCCCCCTGCCTGAGGGATACACCTTCATTCAGAACGTCCCTCTGGAGAACAGGATGCGGGGGACTGTTGGGCCTGCCTCCAAGGCTGACTGTGAG CTATTGATGATGGTTGGTCTGCCTGCGTCTGGGAAAACCACTTGGGCCTTGAAGCACGCGGAGGAGCACCCTGCAAAGAAATACAACATCCTGGGCACCAACGCCATAATGGAGAAGATGAAG GTGATGGGGCTGCGGCGTCAGAAGAACTATTCAGGTCGGTGGGATGTCCTGATCCAGCAGGCCACACAGTGTCTGAACAGGCTGATCCAGATCGCTGCCCGCAAGAAGCGTAACTACATCCTGGATCAG ACAAATGTATATGGATCAGCCCAGAGACGAAAAATGCGTCCTTTTGAAGGTTTTCAACGCAAGGCTATTGTAATATGTCCCACGGACGAGGATTTAAAAGAGCGAACGTTAAAGCGAACTGATGAGGAAGGGAAGGATGTGCCCGATCATGCTGTATTAGAAATGAAAG CCAACTTTGTGCTCCCAGAAGCTGGTGAGTTTCTTGACGACGTGACCTTCATCGAGCTGAAACGAGAAGAGGCTGACACGCTGGTAAAGCAATACAATGAGGAGGGCCGCAAGGCCGGCCCACCCCCAGACAAACGCTTCGACAACCGCCAAGGAGGATTTCGTGGTCGTGGTGCACCCTACCAGCGCCATGACAACCGTGGTGGCCCCCAAGGGGGAAGGGGAGGCTATCAGAGTCAAGGTGGCAACTTCAGAGGAG GGTATAACCATGGAGGCTACCAGCAGAACCGCTGGGGGAGCAACCGTGATGGTGCTGCAGGAGGACAACATGGCTACAACCGCAACCAGCAATCTGGAGTGAGCTACAATCAGCACCGCCAAGGACAATATAACAAGGGAGCCACTGGGAGTTACAGCCAAGGACAG ACACAGACATACAACCAGGGATACAATCAGGGCAACTACAACCAGGGTTACAACTACGGCAGCTACAGCCAGTACCCAGGTTACAGCCAAACTCCTGCCGCCTCCACTGCTCCTGTTGCCACTGGGCAGACCTACAACCAGCAGCAACAGACCTACAACCAGCAGTATCAACAG TATGCACAGCAGTGGCAGCAGTATTACCAGAACCAGAGCCAATGGAATCAGTACTACAGCCAATATGGAAACTACAGCCAGGGTTCTCAGGGTACACAGTAG
- the LOC124006997 gene encoding heterogeneous nuclear ribonucleoprotein U-like protein 1 isoform X1, which translates to MSGINVKKLKVNELKEELQLRGLDTRGLKADLVIRLQSALEAEAAGEGDGPPIADVAEEGDQQNDIGGDAGDGDDGTNIGGSKFKDDGEEEKYIKDKEVQFVPQADEANGVNEQSEEDSRDGAQMYGQVPAMGSGMVDFTEDVMEPQIPQAYESDKRQEPEPQVLEPEMEEPEMEEPVQPKPVQKEPLESESIEPVEMPEIKPEEFVMKAELKKEQEQLKEEKEPQQPRAHHPEPANEWEAEQATQAKTEDNRHNRKRPYDEGRGYGYYEHREEKRGRSPQPPAEEEEEDFDDTLVAIDTYNCDLHFKVSRDRYSGYPLTIEGFAYLWSGARASYGVNKGRVCFEMKINEEISVKHLPSSEPDPHVVRIGWSLDTCNTQLGEEPFSYGYGGTGKKSSKCKFEDYGEKFGENDVLGCYIDFDSGEEVEMAFSKNGKWLDVAFRVSREELAERPLFPHVLVKNCAIEFNFGQKEEPFFPLPEGYTFIQNVPLENRMRGTVGPASKADCELLMMVGLPASGKTTWALKHAEEHPAKKYNILGTNAIMEKMKVMGLRRQKNYSGRWDVLIQQATQCLNRLIQIAARKKRNYILDQTNVYGSAQRRKMRPFEGFQRKAIVICPTDEDLKERTLKRTDEEGKDVPDHAVLEMKANFVLPEAGEFLDDVTFIELKREEADTLVKQYNEEGRKAGPPPDKRFDNRQGGFRGRGAPYQRHDNRGGPQGGRGGYQSQGGNFRGGYNHGGYQQNRWGSNRDGAAGGQHGYNRNQQSGVSYNQHRQGQYNKGATGSYSQGQTQTYNQGYNQGNYNQGYNYGSYSQYPGYSQTPAASTAPVATGQTYNQQQQTYNQQYQQYAQQWQQYYQNQSQWNQYYSQYGNYSQGSQGTQ; encoded by the exons ATGAGTGGAATCAATGTGAAGAAGCTCAAAGTCAACGAGCTGAAGGAGGAGCTTCAGCTGCGAGGCCTTGATACTCGTGGACTGAAGGCGGATCTCGTCATAAGATTGCAGTCAGCACTTGAGGCCGAGGCTGCAGGTGAAGGGGATGGGCCACCGATTGCCGATGTTGCGGAGGAGGGGGATCAGCAAAACGACATTGGCGGAGACGCTGGAGATGGTGATGACGGTACAAATATTGGGGGTTCAAAGT TTAAAGATGATGGGGAAGAAGAAAAATATATTAAGGACAAGGAAGTGCAGTTTGTCCCGCAGGCTGATGAGGCGAATGGTGTTAACGAACAGAGTGAAGAAGACAGCCGGGATGGGGCGCAGATGTATGGTCAAGTCCCTGCAATGGGATCTGGGATGGTCGATTTCACAGAAGATGTGATGGAGCCACAGATTCCGCAGGCGTATGAGTCAGACAAAAGACAAGAGCCAGAGCCACAGGTGCTAGAACCGGAGATGGAGGAACCGGAGATGGAGGAACCTGTGCAACCAAAGCCTGTGCAAAAAGAGCCACTGGAGTCGGAATCAATTGAGCCTGTGGAGATGCCTGAAATTAAGCCAG AGGAGTTTGTGATGAAAGCAGAGTTGAAAAAGGAGCAGGAGCAGTTGAAGGAAGAGAAGGAACCCCAGCAGCCAAGGGCTCATCATCCAGAGCCAGCCAATGAATGGGAGGCTGAGCAGGCGACCCAGGCCAAAACGGAGGATAACCGACACAACCGTAAGAGGCCATACGATGAAGGCCGTGGCTATGGATACTATGAACATCGGGAGGAAAAAAG GGGACGTTCTCCCCAGCCTCcagcagaggaagaggaagaagatttTGATGACACTCTTGTGGCCATTGATACTT ATAATTGCGATCTGCACTTCAAGGTATCACGTGACCGGTATAGTGGATACCCGCTGACCATTGAAGGTTTTGCATACCTGTGGTCAGGTGCACGAGCTTCCTATGGCGTCAACAAAGGGCGTGTCTGCTTTGAAATGAAG ATAAACGAGGAGATCTCTGTGAAGCATCTCCCCAGCAGTGAGCCTGATCCTCATGTAGTGCGCATTGGCTGGTCTCTGGACACCTGCAACACACAGCTCG GTGAAGAACCGTTCTCTTATGGCTATGGAGGAACTGGCAAGAAATCTTCCAAGTGTAAATTTGAGGATTACGGGGAAAAGTTTGGTGAAAACGATGTCCTTGGGTGCTACATT GACTTCGATAGCGGTGAGGAAGTGGAGATGGCCTTCTCAAAGAACGGCAAGTGGCTAGATGTGGCCTTCCGTGTGTCACGGGAGGAGTTGGCCGAGCGGCCACTCTTTCCCCACGTTCTTGTGAAGAACTGTGCTATTGAATTCAACTTTGGCCAGAAAGAGGAGCCCTTCTTCCCCCTGCCTGAGGGATACACCTTCATTCAGAACGTCCCTCTGGAGAACAGGATGCGGGGGACTGTTGGGCCTGCCTCCAAGGCTGACTGTGAG CTATTGATGATGGTTGGTCTGCCTGCGTCTGGGAAAACCACTTGGGCCTTGAAGCACGCGGAGGAGCACCCTGCAAAGAAATACAACATCCTGGGCACCAACGCCATAATGGAGAAGATGAAG GTGATGGGGCTGCGGCGTCAGAAGAACTATTCAGGTCGGTGGGATGTCCTGATCCAGCAGGCCACACAGTGTCTGAACAGGCTGATCCAGATCGCTGCCCGCAAGAAGCGTAACTACATCCTGGATCAG ACAAATGTATATGGATCAGCCCAGAGACGAAAAATGCGTCCTTTTGAAGGTTTTCAACGCAAGGCTATTGTAATATGTCCCACGGACGAGGATTTAAAAGAGCGAACGTTAAAGCGAACTGATGAGGAAGGGAAGGATGTGCCCGATCATGCTGTATTAGAAATGAAAG CCAACTTTGTGCTCCCAGAAGCTGGTGAGTTTCTTGACGACGTGACCTTCATCGAGCTGAAACGAGAAGAGGCTGACACGCTGGTAAAGCAATACAATGAGGAGGGCCGCAAGGCCGGCCCACCCCCAGACAAACGCTTCGACAACCGCCAAGGAGGATTTCGTGGTCGTGGTGCACCCTACCAGCGCCATGACAACCGTGGTGGCCCCCAAGGGGGAAGGGGAGGCTATCAGAGTCAAGGTGGCAACTTCAGAGGAG GGTATAACCATGGAGGCTACCAGCAGAACCGCTGGGGGAGCAACCGTGATGGTGCTGCAGGAGGACAACATGGCTACAACCGCAACCAGCAATCTGGAGTGAGCTACAATCAGCACCGCCAAGGACAATATAACAAGGGAGCCACTGGGAGTTACAGCCAAGGACAG ACACAGACATACAACCAGGGATACAATCAGGGCAACTACAACCAGGGTTACAACTACGGCAGCTACAGCCAGTACCCAGGTTACAGCCAAACTCCTGCCGCCTCCACTGCTCCTGTTGCCACTGGGCAGACCTACAACCAGCAGCAACAGACCTACAACCAGCAGTATCAACAG TATGCACAGCAGTGGCAGCAGTATTACCAGAACCAGAGCCAATGGAATCAGTACTACAGCCAATATGGAAACTACAGCCAGGGTTCTCAGGGTACACAGTAG
- the LOC123990512 gene encoding inactive Rho GTPase-activating protein 11B-like, which produces MPNPMDDRLRVVAVIHALKASGVRVKNWKNFLNGPYRSDPVRQENQSKFAFGRDLILLPQCDLTDMSGTVPKFLVDACEFLSQHLHTEGLFRKTGSFSRMRALKAGLEQGEPVFSLPHSATLQPCDVASLVKQFLRELPSPLIPMDLQVPLCRAQGFDEEEGRQEQVEDGALLLTALFPPSHSRALRYFCTFLRQTAQRCKENRMEVGNLALVIAPNLLHCPAGGSKLTAGTERQLHRQAAVIKKLIIHADRIGVVPPSIMDMATVAESSTPPVDGGRFQERAGHGVYRLLGHQRRRSVGEIFVDALSKLKTGRTHTDLLHPPDSQQNTKTAHHNTPELPITSKRKSTEDPVPDVESSAKKRRSIHDLREDNQSMSKQPSNGHVEQFIDLNLKLSEDLIFWQSVHMDKKYHPTRYDKFYVQAAERCFPVCF; this is translated from the exons ATGCCAAACCCCATGGACGACCGTCTGCGCGTGGTGGCGGTGATACACGCTTTGAAAGCATCTGGAGTTCGCGTGAAGAACTGGAAGAACTTCTTGAATGGGCCATACAGGAGCGACCCTGTCAGACAG GAGAACCAATCTAAATTTGCTTTTGGTCGGGACCTGATATTGCTGCCACAGTGTGATTTAACTGATATGAGTGGGACAGTGCCAAA GTTCTTGGTGGATGCCTGTGAATTTTTATCCCAGCACCTTCATACTGAAGGGCTGTTTCGAAAGACCGGGTCGTTTAGCCGGATGCGAGCTCTGAAG GCTGGCCTGGAGCAGGGGGAGCCAGTCTTTTCTCTGCCACATTCAGCCACTCTGCAGCCCTGTGATGTGGCGTCTCTTGTGAAGCAGTTCTTACGGGAGCTGCCCTCACCCCTCATCCCTATGGATCTACAGGTGCCACTGTGTCGTGCACAGGGCTTCGACGAGGAGGAGGGTCGGCAGGAGCAGGTCGAGGATGGAGCTCTTCTTCTCACAGCCCTGTTCCCCCCGTCGCATTCACGGGCCCTCCGATACTTCTGCACCTTCCTGAGACAGACTGCTCAAAG ATGTAAAGAGAATCGTATGGAAGTGGGCAATCTGGCTCTTGTGATTGCACCTAATCTGCTACATTGTCCAGCTGGGGGCTCTAAACTGACCGCAGGTACAGAGAGACAACTGCATAGACAAGCAGCAGTGATCAAGAAACTCATAATACACGCTGATCGCATTG GTGTTGTCCCCCCTTCTATTATGGACATGGCAACAGTAGCAGAGTCCTCCACACCCCCAGTTGATGGGGGGAGGTTTCAGGAGAGGGCAGgacatggtgtgtatagacttTTAGGTCATCAAAGGAGGCGCAGTGTTGGAG AGATATTTGTGGATGCTCTCAGTAAATTGAAGACAGGTCGCACTCACACTGACCTTTTACATCCCCCAGACA GTCAGCAAAATACAAAGACCGCTCACCACAACACACCTGAATTACCAATCACATCTAAACGAAAGTCGACTGAAGATCCTGTCCCTGATGTTGAGAGCTCTGCTAAAAAAAG ACGCTCTATCCATGACCTTAGAGAAGACAACCAATCCATGAGCAAACAACCCTCCAATGGTCACGTGGAACAGTTTATAGATCTAAATCTTAAActgtctgaggatctcatcttttGGCAGTCAGTGCACATGGATAAGAAATACCACCCCACACGGTATGACAAGTTCTATGTGCAGGCGGCAGAACGGTGTTTTCCAGTCTGTTTCTGA